From the genome of Sphingomonas sp. HMP6, one region includes:
- a CDS encoding AI-2E family transporter has protein sequence MNDGTAPGITVARVFLLTLVVLATLAFLWLIAPFSGAILWAVIAAVLFDPLNLRLLRAMPGRRNLTALTTLLVITGVVVVPAMLLGAALVREATTFYDRLRSREIDPGRIFVEAQTHMPEWLRRWLFDIGLGDLDGLRAKIGAGVASSFQGVAAQVLNIGQGAFGFFLALGVMLYLTFFLLRDGHALVARIEAALPLTAAQRAVLIAKLVAVIRATIKGSLIVAILQGATGGIVFWLLGLPGALLWGVAMGVFSLFPAIGTGLIWVPVTIYLLATGAIWQGVVLLLCGFFIISSVDNVVRPILVGRDARMPDYVVLISTLGGFELLGFNGFVIGPAIAALFIAVWQIVSDPTDAAA, from the coding sequence ATGAACGACGGAACAGCGCCCGGCATTACCGTGGCACGCGTGTTCCTGCTGACCTTGGTCGTGTTGGCGACGCTTGCGTTTCTTTGGCTGATCGCGCCGTTCTCAGGGGCGATTCTGTGGGCGGTGATCGCCGCCGTCCTGTTCGACCCGCTCAATCTGCGCTTGCTGCGCGCGATGCCGGGGCGGCGTAATCTGACGGCGCTCACGACCTTGTTGGTCATCACCGGCGTGGTGGTCGTACCGGCGATGCTGCTCGGCGCGGCGCTCGTTCGCGAAGCGACGACCTTCTACGATCGCCTGCGCAGCCGCGAGATCGATCCGGGCCGTATCTTCGTCGAGGCGCAGACGCATATGCCCGAATGGCTGCGGCGCTGGCTGTTCGATATCGGGCTGGGCGATCTCGACGGGCTTCGCGCGAAGATCGGCGCAGGCGTCGCCAGCAGCTTCCAGGGCGTCGCCGCGCAAGTGCTAAACATCGGCCAGGGCGCGTTCGGTTTCTTTCTGGCGCTGGGCGTGATGCTGTATCTGACCTTCTTCCTGCTGCGCGATGGGCATGCGTTGGTGGCACGGATCGAAGCGGCGCTGCCGCTAACGGCGGCGCAGCGCGCCGTGCTGATCGCCAAGCTCGTGGCGGTGATCCGCGCGACGATCAAGGGGAGCCTGATCGTGGCGATCCTGCAAGGCGCGACCGGGGGCATCGTCTTCTGGCTGCTCGGGCTGCCCGGCGCATTGTTATGGGGCGTCGCGATGGGCGTCTTTTCGCTGTTTCCGGCGATCGGTACGGGTCTGATCTGGGTCCCCGTGACGATCTATCTGCTCGCCACCGGCGCGATCTGGCAAGGCGTGGTGCTGTTGCTGTGCGGCTTCTTCATCATCAGCAGCGTCGATAACGTCGTCCGGCCGATCCTGGTCGGGCGCGACGCGCGCATGCCCGATTATGTCGTGCTCATCTCGACGCTTGGCGGGTTCGAGCTGTTGGGCTTCAACGGCTTCGTGATCGGCCCGGCGATCGCCGCCCTGTTCATCGCGGTGTGGCAAATCGTGAGCGATCCCACCGACGCCGCGGCGTAA